The following are from one region of the Acanthopagrus latus isolate v.2019 chromosome 2, fAcaLat1.1, whole genome shotgun sequence genome:
- the LOC119007910 gene encoding LOW QUALITY PROTEIN: olfactory receptor 4D11-like (The sequence of the model RefSeq protein was modified relative to this genomic sequence to represent the inferred CDS: deleted 2 bases in 1 codon), translating into MYTNASASVLLTLETLGLPNRYIYPAFLFGTLTYLFLMFCNLLVLTTIACSAKLHRPMFILLFNLPISDMLGATALFPQLVYSIVTQNRRISFPACVIQALLAHIYGGGNVLTLTAMAYDRYIATICRPLKYNVIMNLHNLVKIIVSIWSINISLIVVQLSLLARLKICRTNVVDLYCNNPSIVKLTCDDTRVNNYYGLFTIFICQAGPLSVILYTYAQILRTCVMTNQRDARKKAIQTCGTHLVIYLVLEFSACITLTAHRIKIVSPYIRRALGVTILVFPPILDPIIYGLKTKELKTGIKMFFKINVGS; encoded by the exons ATGTACACAAATGcatctgcttcagttttatTAACATTGGAAACACTGGGTTTACCTAATAGATACATCTACccagcatttttgtttgggACTTTAACATATCTGTTTCTTATGTTTTGCAACTTGTTGGTATTAACAACTATTGCTTGTAGTGCAAAGCTGCACAGGCCCATGTTTATTCTGCTGTTCAACTTGCCCATCAGTGACATGTTGGGTGCTACAGCTCTTTTCCCTCAGCTTGTTTACAGCATTGTGACACAAAACAGACGGATCTCCTTTCCTGCATGTGTTATTCAGGCTTTACTGGCTCACATTTATGGTGGAGGAAACGTGCTGACCTTGACTGCCATGGCATATGACAGATACATTGCTACT ATATGTCGTCCTTTAAAGTATAATGTTATCATGAATCTACATAACTTAgttaaaataattgtttcaaTTTGGTCGATCAATATTTCACTAATAGTTGTACAGCTTTCATTACTTGCACGGCTTAAAATTTGCAGGACAAATGTAGTAGATTTGTACTGTAACAATCCATCAATTGTGAAACTGACCTGTGACGACACCAGAGTGAACAACTACTACGGGCTGTTCACTATATTCATATGTCAAGCTGGACCTCTGTCAGTGATACTGTACACATATGCACAGATTTTGCGTACATGTGTTATGACTAACCAGCGTGATGCCCGAAAAAAAGCCATTCAGACATGTGGCACACATTTAGTCATTTACTTAGTTCTAGAATTCAGTGCTTGTATTACACTAACTGCTCATCGCATCAAAATTGTGTCCCCTTATATAAGAAGAGCTCTCGGTGTTACAATTTTAGTATTCCCCCCTATTTTGGACCCTATTATATATGGACTGAAAACCAAAGAACTCA